DNA from Spirochaetota bacterium:
CCGACGGACACCACCGAAAGCTTCCTTCCCCCGAAAATCCTTTCGCTGATCCTCATGAAATCGTCCATGGTCACCCTGTTGATGTAGTCCACGACCTCGCCGAAGCCGAAGCTCCGCCTGAAGGTGATCTCGTCCTTCGCGAGCTGCCCCATGCGCACCTCGACGCTCTCAAGACTCAGGGCCAGGTTGCCCTTCATGAAGTCCTTTGCGTCCTGGAGCTCCTCTGCGGTGATCCCCTGCGTGGCGATATCGCGGCACTCCACGCCGATCAGTTCCACGGCCCGCTTGTAGTTTTCCGGCAGCGTCGCGCAGTAGATACCGAAGACGCCGCTGTCGCTGTATGACGAGTGAAAGGAATAGATGGAATAGCTGATGCCTTCTTTTTCGCGGATGTTCTGAAAGAGCCGAGACGACATGCTGCCGCCCAGGACCGTGCTCAGGATGTAGAGGCCCCACCGGTCGTCGTCGTCGCGCCTGATCCCCCCGGTGCCGAGGCAGAAATGCACCTGTTCGAGGTCCTTCTCCAGATGAAAGTAATCGACGCGGCTCGGGGAGCGCGGCGCCGGCGCCGGCGCCGCGGCCGTGCCGTTGGTTCGGGAGAAATATTTCGCCGTGAGCCGCTCCGCCTCCTCGCGGCTGAAGTTCCCTGCGAGGGCGAGGACCACGTTGTCGTTGCGGTACTGGCTCTCGAAAAAACCAACGAGCTTCTCCCGCGTGGTGCCGCGGATGCTCTCGTGGGTCCCCAGGATGGGATGGCTCAGGGGATGGCCCTTGAGCATGTTTTCCATGAACATGTCATGGATGAGCTCGTCGGGAGCGTCCTCGTACATCCTGATCTCTTCCATGACGACATTCTTCTCTTTTTCGAGCTCGCCGGAATCGAAGAGCGAATCGTAGAAGGTCTCCGCGAGGAGCTGCATCGCCAGCTCGATATGATCGGAGACGACATTGATGTAATAGCAGGTGTATTCCCGGTTCGTGGCTGCGTTATGCTGGCCCCCGACGCGATCCACGATCCGGGCTATGTCCCTGGCGGAATAATTCTTCGTGCCCTTGAAGAGCATATGCTCGATGAAGTGGGCGTACCCGTGCTGGTCATCGGTCTCGTTGCGGGAGCCCGATTTGATCCAGAGCCCCACCGAGACCGAGACGACGCCCTCGATCGGCTCGAGCAGCACGGATAATCCGTTATCCTGTCTGTATCTGTATACCATCAACGAACCGGTTCGATCATAAGGCGTCTTTTCTGCTCAGGTCGATCCGGCCCCGATCATCGACCTTGATGACCTTGACCTTGACCCGGTCGCCGATATTCACGACGTCCTCGACCTTGTTGACCCGGGTGACGTCAAGCTTGGAAATATGGATGAGCCCTTCCTTGCCGGGCATGATCTCGACCATGGCGCCGAATTCGAAGATGCGGCGCACCGTTCCCTCGTAGACCTTGTTAATCTCCACTTCCTCCGTGAGACCCATGATGAAGTCCTCGGCTTTCGCCACCGACTCCTGGTCCGGACCGGTAAGGGTCACCGATCCGTCGTCCTCGACGTTGATGTCGGTGCCGGTCTCTTCTATGATCTGGCGTATCACCTTGCCGCCCGGCCCTATGACCGCGCCGATCTTCTCGGGATTGATCATGATGGTCTTGATGAGCGGCGCGTAAGGCGA
Protein-coding regions in this window:
- a CDS encoding insulinase family protein, which codes for MVYRYRQDNGLSVLLEPIEGVVSVSVGLWIKSGSRNETDDQHGYAHFIEHMLFKGTKNYSARDIARIVDRVGGQHNAATNREYTCYYINVVSDHIELAMQLLAETFYDSLFDSGELEKEKNVVMEEIRMYEDAPDELIHDMFMENMLKGHPLSHPILGTHESIRGTTREKLVGFFESQYRNDNVVLALAGNFSREEAERLTAKYFSRTNGTAAAPAPAPRSPSRVDYFHLEKDLEQVHFCLGTGGIRRDDDDRWGLYILSTVLGGSMSSRLFQNIREKEGISYSIYSFHSSYSDSGVFGIYCATLPENYKRAVELIGVECRDIATQGITAEELQDAKDFMKGNLALSLESVEVRMGQLAKDEITFRRSFGFGEVVDYINRVTMDDFMRISERIFGGRKLSVVSVGTLNDMKIPQSCIVF